One Helianthus annuus cultivar XRQ/B chromosome 7, HanXRQr2.0-SUNRISE, whole genome shotgun sequence genomic region harbors:
- the LOC110867319 gene encoding uncharacterized protein LOC110867319 isoform X1, producing the protein MADEFWRQFYGKNFKGGQSTLYLGDRFWNVKMNGLTDSCVFTHGCSKMVNDLALDSRSIFVFSMVGNKIFELSVFNHQTSTQIQNNKVELVVLDDSIYGDDGDDLVIASEHKEKCSTAETDFQESVVVECEDDKFQLASFESVFNDIDDSKFDNFFSSLLEMEDLKKKDKSNFEMDLDKFLIPKNNSHVDPTRKTNIFISEPSLSSIVVSDATQKCKVVMLVSDESLIAHCTRSKFRNKNEYVVVDKFMAAETTSVSRKRSTLKRSKTISIIEFTKVVENIMRLPSAISDELSLSFHNLRDVSIQNIRCEVTNMKTIAEKNGDGYRYGFSKWSAFLKSNQIHMALLFSLNMSSLRSF; encoded by the exons ATGGCTGATGAATTTTGGAGGCAATTTTATGGGAAAAATTTCAAAGGTGGTCAATCAACTCTTTATTTAGGAGATAGATTTTGGAACGTTAAGATGAACGGATTAACTGACAGCTGTGTTTTTACTCATGGATGTTCTAAGATGGTAAACGATCTTGCCTTAGACAGCCGATCTATCTTTGTCTTTTCAATGGTTGGAAATAAAATTTTCGAGCTTTCAGTCTTTAATCATCAAACCAGTACTCAAATTCAGAACAACAAGGTTGAGTTAGTTGTTTTGGATGACTCCATctatggtgatgatggtgatgatttggTTATTGCG TCCGAACATAAGGAGAAGTGTAGTACTGCCGAAACTGACTTTCAGGAAAGTGTTGTTGTGGAATGTGAAGACGACAAATTTCAGTTGGCAAGTTTTGAGTCCGTGTTCAAT GATATCGATGATTCGAAGTTTGATAACTTTTTCTCATCTCTACTTGAAATGGAAGACCTTAAGAAGAAG GACAAAAGCAACTTTGAGATGGACCTGGACAAATTTTTGATACCGAAGAATAACTCCCAT GTTGATCCTACacgaaaaacaaatatttttattTCTGAACCGAGTCTGTCCTCCATAGTTGTTTCTGAT GCCACTCAGAAATGTAAAGTAGTTATGTTGGTGTCCGATGAGTCTCTTATCGCTCATTGTACACGTTCAAAGTTTAGAAACAAAAATGAATATGTGGTTGTTGATAAGTTTATGGCTGCTGAAACCACATCTGTTAGCCGTAAACGTTCTACATTGAAAAGGTCGAAAACAATTTCAATCATTGAGTTCACCAAAGTCGTCGAGAACATAATG CGTTTACCGTCTGCTATTTCCGATGAGTTGTCTCTTTCTTTTCACAACCTTCGTGATGTTTCAATCCAAAACATTAGATGTGAGGTAACAAACATGAAGACGATAGCGGAAAAGAATGGAGATGGTTACAGGTATGGTTTTTCCAAGTGGTCGGCTTTCTTGAAATCAAATCAAATACACATGGCGCTACTCTTTTCTTTAAATATGTCAAGTCTTCGCAGCTTTTGA
- the LOC110867319 gene encoding uncharacterized protein LOC110867319 isoform X2 has product MNFGGNFMGKISKMVNDLALDSRSIFVFSMVGNKIFELSVFNHQTSTQIQNNKVELVVLDDSIYGDDGDDLVIASEHKEKCSTAETDFQESVVVECEDDKFQLASFESVFNDIDDSKFDNFFSSLLEMEDLKKKDKSNFEMDLDKFLIPKNNSHVDPTRKTNIFISEPSLSSIVVSDATQKCKVVMLVSDESLIAHCTRSKFRNKNEYVVVDKFMAAETTSVSRKRSTLKRSKTISIIEFTKVVENIMRLPSAISDELSLSFHNLRDVSIQNIRCEVTNMKTIAEKNGDGYRYGFSKWSAFLKSNQIHMALLFSLNMSSLRSF; this is encoded by the exons ATGAATTTTGGAGGCAATTTTATGGGAAAAATTTCAAAG ATGGTAAACGATCTTGCCTTAGACAGCCGATCTATCTTTGTCTTTTCAATGGTTGGAAATAAAATTTTCGAGCTTTCAGTCTTTAATCATCAAACCAGTACTCAAATTCAGAACAACAAGGTTGAGTTAGTTGTTTTGGATGACTCCATctatggtgatgatggtgatgatttggTTATTGCG TCCGAACATAAGGAGAAGTGTAGTACTGCCGAAACTGACTTTCAGGAAAGTGTTGTTGTGGAATGTGAAGACGACAAATTTCAGTTGGCAAGTTTTGAGTCCGTGTTCAAT GATATCGATGATTCGAAGTTTGATAACTTTTTCTCATCTCTACTTGAAATGGAAGACCTTAAGAAGAAG GACAAAAGCAACTTTGAGATGGACCTGGACAAATTTTTGATACCGAAGAATAACTCCCAT GTTGATCCTACacgaaaaacaaatatttttattTCTGAACCGAGTCTGTCCTCCATAGTTGTTTCTGAT GCCACTCAGAAATGTAAAGTAGTTATGTTGGTGTCCGATGAGTCTCTTATCGCTCATTGTACACGTTCAAAGTTTAGAAACAAAAATGAATATGTGGTTGTTGATAAGTTTATGGCTGCTGAAACCACATCTGTTAGCCGTAAACGTTCTACATTGAAAAGGTCGAAAACAATTTCAATCATTGAGTTCACCAAAGTCGTCGAGAACATAATG CGTTTACCGTCTGCTATTTCCGATGAGTTGTCTCTTTCTTTTCACAACCTTCGTGATGTTTCAATCCAAAACATTAGATGTGAGGTAACAAACATGAAGACGATAGCGGAAAAGAATGGAGATGGTTACAGGTATGGTTTTTCCAAGTGGTCGGCTTTCTTGAAATCAAATCAAATACACATGGCGCTACTCTTTTCTTTAAATATGTCAAGTCTTCGCAGCTTTTGA
- the LOC110867319 gene encoding uncharacterized protein LOC110867319 isoform X3 produces MADEFWRQFYGKNFKGGQSTLYLGDRFWNVKMNGLTDSCVFTHGCSKMSEHKEKCSTAETDFQESVVVECEDDKFQLASFESVFNDIDDSKFDNFFSSLLEMEDLKKKDKSNFEMDLDKFLIPKNNSHVDPTRKTNIFISEPSLSSIVVSDATQKCKVVMLVSDESLIAHCTRSKFRNKNEYVVVDKFMAAETTSVSRKRSTLKRSKTISIIEFTKVVENIMRLPSAISDELSLSFHNLRDVSIQNIRCEVTNMKTIAEKNGDGYRYGFSKWSAFLKSNQIHMALLFSLNMSSLRSF; encoded by the exons ATGGCTGATGAATTTTGGAGGCAATTTTATGGGAAAAATTTCAAAGGTGGTCAATCAACTCTTTATTTAGGAGATAGATTTTGGAACGTTAAGATGAACGGATTAACTGACAGCTGTGTTTTTACTCATGGATGTTCTAAGATG TCCGAACATAAGGAGAAGTGTAGTACTGCCGAAACTGACTTTCAGGAAAGTGTTGTTGTGGAATGTGAAGACGACAAATTTCAGTTGGCAAGTTTTGAGTCCGTGTTCAAT GATATCGATGATTCGAAGTTTGATAACTTTTTCTCATCTCTACTTGAAATGGAAGACCTTAAGAAGAAG GACAAAAGCAACTTTGAGATGGACCTGGACAAATTTTTGATACCGAAGAATAACTCCCAT GTTGATCCTACacgaaaaacaaatatttttattTCTGAACCGAGTCTGTCCTCCATAGTTGTTTCTGAT GCCACTCAGAAATGTAAAGTAGTTATGTTGGTGTCCGATGAGTCTCTTATCGCTCATTGTACACGTTCAAAGTTTAGAAACAAAAATGAATATGTGGTTGTTGATAAGTTTATGGCTGCTGAAACCACATCTGTTAGCCGTAAACGTTCTACATTGAAAAGGTCGAAAACAATTTCAATCATTGAGTTCACCAAAGTCGTCGAGAACATAATG CGTTTACCGTCTGCTATTTCCGATGAGTTGTCTCTTTCTTTTCACAACCTTCGTGATGTTTCAATCCAAAACATTAGATGTGAGGTAACAAACATGAAGACGATAGCGGAAAAGAATGGAGATGGTTACAGGTATGGTTTTTCCAAGTGGTCGGCTTTCTTGAAATCAAATCAAATACACATGGCGCTACTCTTTTCTTTAAATATGTCAAGTCTTCGCAGCTTTTGA